The DNA sequence tgatttaggctcagaggtagagcccgagtcatttgagtgatcaaaccgaaattgattaaccagtcagtgtctaaggtaagtttggcagattcgaccggtggtttttaattgggagctactcgcactgattcatctttgtcgagttaatggcatatcccttccaccgatctcacttacctggctaacatggtcaatcacattttgattggatcacttaatgattcgagttgacccatgccttaagaaaaatcagtatgactgatttaggtgtctccttaaccggattGAATCTAGTTCTTATTAATCTGACTTAATGAAGTCAGTGCGAGGATCTAGATTAATCGGTTCTTCTGATCCATTCTCAATTTaatcaaatcctctaaaattattaggtccttaaaataaaatagttatagggataactaggtcatagctgtcacgacccccgccccgtttccggcgggccgccgcgacggtcctaggatgcgggtaggcataaggccaccagccaccgcgtagaaccctactacctatcaatcaacaataaatcatgaaaattttggcatgatgcatgcacaaaatgatcacttttcctatagtgacctgtcaggattatctcaatacatacaacactgatgagaatgcaaaatgtcatatttttctttcttaatgtttagtcttttatacttattttgtgcctaaatgtactcattattcttatattttgatttaggatgcaaatggaagcgttaagtacaaaacgaagctaattggatgattttggacagtttcgatattgcttcgtaatttaagcataactttttcatccgagctctgattgagatgattcaagatgctgtggaaagccaagaaaacgctctacaactttcatgttttgagttttgatagatactgactttatcaaggtcaaaattgatcttgaagttgctgcacgtccttagcctgcaatacgtggatttgactcggtcaattttcagaagtttccagatttgatgcacgaaaatcctagctggaaacaccactttcccagttatattaggactttattttatttttcgtaattagtcagatttgaatatttgttaggagatttttttggaagggataaaggtgaaagaaagggggctgaaaagggggctctttctcttttctcttggaggactcctctttctcttttctccttggaagtttgcatccatggctctgcgtggctaaagcttttattggtctaagaaaacagaagcctcggaatcaataaaactgtgagatctgaatttgttttcattgttcaattcatgctttgatgtcgaatgtccttctgtgcatattttcatgattattttcgtttaatgactaggaggcctactagtttattattcgttgcaatctactgctaggttagatatcaaatccgtaattgtttgattcctctaatctgtgaagcaactaagatctaataatttgctgcattagaaattttcagatcttaggaagaatactcggctaaatcaaatgcaaccgcttgtgtttgtgttgtttagtttcatcgatctctctaattcttaaggctgctactagattaaacctttagcgcttgtcttgggttgtttagtagttagggttaattagatcgcttgtttttaattaactacaactaagaagagatagaaaaatatttctatcggtggacattcaaagtgcaaattgatatctttgcatcaatgatcagttgtaaaattccgatggtggatgttgacttagaccaagatttgttcttttgattgatttcaatacttaaatctgaattcttctttagttgttttattattttcattatactcaaaccccccctccgtccttgttcaagttgcataaaactaggctagatactctccgtgggaacgatccttactcgcactactacatatatatttttagaagtataggttttatttttggttgcctacgacagcacaccaaattttggcgccgttgccggggagtgattctagttgatttttgtgcttcttgtgatctttatttcgtgcttgaaatttttgaaaaaaaaaaaaattcgttaGTTTTCAATAGTTACAGTTTCAGCAGAATTCTGATTTTTGGTGGAACTAGGCCGTGTTACTATAGTCTTCTGAAGGTAAACGACGTTCTGAGCAAGACTAGTTAATCCTTTGGATTACTAGCCCCACCCTCTCGAGGCCAAATTCCACCGTTTTCTAGGTTTTTTTTGGCATTTTAGTGTTTTAgcgtagaatttttatttattttcatcactctattttttttttttctgatttgtttTTCATGGTTTATTAGAGTTTTCTTGATTGTTTATGACTGTAACTCGCTCTTCTAATCAAGGTGATTTGCAGTGTGATCCAGAAATAGAGAGAACTTTGTGCAGGTTAAGGAGGGAAGCTCGAAGAAATTCTGAAGTGAACGATCTAGCTCTTGATTCCCTATTTGCTAGCAATtctgatttagaagaagaggaagtcatggctgaaaatcgaactttgaaagagcttgctgcccctgatttgaatcaacaaccattatgcataacattccctactctagatgctactacttttgaattaaaatctggactaatacatctcttgcccactttccatggccttgcaggtgaagatcctcacaaGCATCTAAAGGAGTTTCATGTGGTATGCACGAGTATGAAACCCACGGGGGTGACCGAAGAGCAAATTAAATTAAGAGCCTTTCCGTTTTCTTTGAAGGATTCGGCTAAGGATTGGCTCTATTATCTACCATCTGGAAGTATTACCATATGGAACGAGATGAAGAGATTATTTTTAGAGAAATATTTTCCAGCTTCAAGGGCGGCCAACATTCGAAAAGAAATTTGTGGTGTAAGGCAGCAAAACGGAGAGTCCCTACACGAATACTGGGAACGTTTCAAGAAATTATGTGCAAGCTGCCCCCATCATCAAATTAGTGAGCAGCTACTTATCCAGTATTTTTATGAGGGCCTTCTACCCACTGAAAGGAGCATGATTGATGCTGCTAGTGGAGGAGCTTTGGTGGATAAAACTCCAGAAACCGCGAGAAACTTGATTGCAAATATGGCAGCCAATTCTCAACAATTTGGCACTAGGCTTGACCCTCCATCTAAGCATGTTAATGAGGTAAATATTTCTTCCCTTGAACAGCAAATTGCGAGTCTAACTTCTCTTGTTCGTCAAATGGCTGTAGGTAATATGCAAACAGAAAAGGCTTGTGGGATTTGTTCGGTAGTAGGACATCCAACTGATATGTGCCCAACTCTTCAAGAGGAGCCCACTGAGCAAGTGAATGCGGCGGGTGGTTTTCCTGGACAACCTCAAAGGAAGTATGATCCCTATTCGAGCACATATAACCAGGGATGGAGGGATCACCCCAATCTTAGTTATAGGAATCCACAAGTAAATCAGCCCGCGACTCAAAACCGCCCAAATTTTCAGCAATATCAGCAGCCGTATCCTCCGAGACAACAACCGGGCCAAACTTCTAATTCTGGTATGTCTTTAGAAGATATTGTTAAGACTCTTGCCACTAATACTTTGCAATTTCAACAGGAGACAAAACAATTTCAGCATGAGGCGAGGGCCAGTATTCAAAGTTTAGACAATCAAATGGGCCAGATGGCAACCGCAATTAGTCGGCTAGAGGCACAAAGTTCGGGAAAATTACCCTCTCAAACAGTAGTAAATCCAAGAGAAAATGCAAGTGCAATCGTTTTGAGAAGTGGTAAGGAGGTTGAGATTCCAACAAAGGCAACCCCTGCATCGTCgaaacaagaaaaggagaaaaatatcgTTGCAGACAGGAACGTTtccaatgatgatgatgtacCTAAGCATAAGTTTCCGCCTCTTTCGGCTTATAAACCAGTATCTCCTTTTCCTCAAGCTTTAGCAGAATCTAGAAAAGATGAGCAAAATAAAGATTTATATGAGACTTTTCGTAGATGCGAGGTAAATATTCCACTTTTAGATGCTATTAAACAAGTACCTCGTTATGCTAAATTTCTGAAAGAACTGTGTACAATTAAGCGGAAACAGAAACTTAAAGGATGTGAGACGGTAAGAGTTGGAGAGAATATTTCTGCAGTTATTCAAAGAAAACTTCCTGCAAAGTGCAAAGATCCAGGTATGTTTACTATCCCTTGTATGATAGGTAATACTAGATTTGAGAAAGCCATGATAGATTTAGGAGCTTCTatcaatgtcatgtcatattctatatatgcttctttgaaacctggacctttgaataaaactggtgttgtgattcaattggctgatagatCTAATGCCTATCCTAAGGGTGTAGTTGAGGATGTTCTTGTGCAAGTCAATGATTTGGTTTTTCCTGCTGATTTCTATGTGCTTGATATGGAGAATGGTGATCAAACTGCTCCTATTTTGTTAGGAAGACCATTCTTAAAGACATCCAAGACTAAGATAGATGTTCATAGTGGCACACTTACCATGGAATTTGATGGTGAAATTATTAAGTTTAATATTTATGATGCCATGAAATATCCTGGTGATGATAATCCTGTTTATTCTATTGATGTGATTGATTCTTTAGCACaggaagtttttgaacttgatGGAAAAGATGGATTGGAAGTTGCTATTAGTAAGCATCTTGAGACAGAGAATGAGGAGTTAGTCTTGAGTACTGATTTGCAGGAAATTGTTGCAGCATTGAATAATTTTCCAAAGTTACAGCAGTCAGGTAACGTTTCTTATATTGCATTACCAGTTTCTAACGGAAGGCCTTTACCCTCTGTTTTGCAGGCCCCTATTCCAGATTTGAAGCCTCTCCCCAGTCACCTTAAGTACGTGTTCCTTGGAGATAGAGGAACATTACCAGTGATCATCTCCAATAAACTTAGTGCACTGCAAGAAGAAAAGCTTGTGCAGATCCTTAAGGAGCATCAAACGGCTATTGGTTGGACAATTGCAGATATTAAAGGAATTAGCCCGACTACATGCATGCATCGTATCTTACTTGAAGAGGGAGCAAAACCTTCCCGTCAACCGCAAAGAAGATTGAACCCACCCATAATGGATGTAGTGAAGAAGGAGATCCTCAAACTTCTTGAAGTTGGAGTGATTTATCCTATTTCGGATAGCAATTGGGTTAGCCCGGTTCAAGTGGTTCCTAAAAAGACTGGAATAACGGTTGTGAAAAATCAGAATGATGAGTTAGTTCCTACCCGTATTCAAAATGGGTGGCGGGTTTGTatagattatagaaaattaaatgctGTAACTCGCAAGGACCACTTTCctttaccttttattgatcaaatgctcgaaaggttagctggtcattcttactattgttttcttgatggttattcaggCTATTTTCAGATTGCAATTGCTCCGGAGGATCAAGAAAAGACGACTTTTACATGCCCATTTGGGACTTTTGCATATCGTCGCATGCCCTTTGGTCTTTGTAACGCCCCAGCCACTTTCCAAAGGTGTATGGTTAGcatattttcagattatattgagcatatcatagaagtctttatggatgatttcacagtttatggagactcttttgatatttgtttgcataaccttacacttgttcttcaaagatgcatagaaactaaccttgtgttaaattctgaaaaatgtcattttatggttgaACAAGGTATAGTTTTGGGTCATGTTGTTTCATCTAGGGGAATTGAGGTAGATAGAGCTAAAGTTGACATTATTCAATCTTTACCTTCTCCCACTTGTGTGCGGGAAGTTCGTTCTTTTCTTGGACATGCAGGTTTTtaccgaagattcatcaaggacttcTCCAAAGTAGCATTACCCTTATGCAAGTTGCTACAAAAGAATATGGCCTTTGAGTTCGATGAGGCGTGTAAAAATGCGTTTGATAAGCTGAAGGAACTTTTGACCTCTGCCCCAGTTATCCAGCCCCCTAATTGGAACATTCCTTTCGAGATAATGTGCGACGCAAGTGATTATGCAGTAGGCGCTGTTTTGGGTCAAAGAATTGGAAAAGTGTCTCATGCCATTTATTATGTTTCAGGAACTTTGAATGATGCCCAGAGAAATTACTCTACTACTGAAAAAGAACTTTTAGCTGTTGTTTTTGCTTTagaaaagtttcgatcttatttgcttggtactaaagtcattgtttactctgatcatgcagctcttcgttatttgatgatgaagaaagaggCAAAACCAAGATTAATAAGATGGATACTTCTATTAAGTGAATTTGACTTGGAGATCAAAGACAAAAGAGGGACAGAAAATCGTGTCGCAGATCATTTGAGTCGTTTAGTTCATATGGAAGATGAAATTAGTCTGCAGGAAACATTCCCTGATGAGCAATTGTTCTCCACAAGTGTGACATTACCTTGGTATGCAAATCTTGTAAATTATTTGGTTACTAATATGTTACCTTCTGGTTTGTCTAAGGCTCAAAGAGATAAGATCAAGAGTGATGCCAAATACTATGTGTGGGATGACCCATACTTATGGAAGCattgtgcagatcaagtgataagaaggtgcgttcctgaaaatgaaattatttctattCTTACCTTTTGTCATTCTTATGCATGTGGAGGTCATTTTGGAGCTAAGAGGACGGCAAgaaaagtgctagaatgtggtttctattggccgtctttatttcaagattcatattctttttgtaagtcatgcgatcattgtcaaaagacaggtaatatatcccaaaggaa is a window from the Phoenix dactylifera cultivar Barhee BC4 unplaced genomic scaffold, palm_55x_up_171113_PBpolish2nd_filt_p 001489F, whole genome shotgun sequence genome containing:
- the LOC120108689 gene encoding uncharacterized protein LOC120108689, producing MTVTRSSNQGDLQCDPEIERTLCRLRREARRNSEVNDLALDSLFASNSDLEEEEVMAENRTLKELAAPDLNQQPLCITFPTLDATTFELKSGLIHLLPTFHGLAGEDPHKHLKEFHVVCTSMKPTGVTEEQIKLRAFPFSLKDSAKDWLYYLPSGSITIWNEMKRLFLEKYFPASRAANIRKEICGVRQQNGESLHEYWERFKKLCASCPHHQISEQLLIQYFYEGLLPTERSMIDAASGGALVDKTPETARNLIANMAANSQQFGTRLDPPSKHVNEVNISSLEQQIASLTSLVRQMAVGNMQTEKACGICSVVGHPTDMCPTLQEEPTEQVNAAGGFPGQPQRKYDPYSSTYNQGWRDHPNLSYRNPQVNQPATQNRPNFQQYQQPYPPRQQPGQTSNSGMSLEDIVKTLATNTLQFQQETKQFQHEARASIQSLDNQMGQMATAISRLEAQSSGKLPSQTVVNPRENASAIVLRSGKEVEIPTKATPASSKQEKEKNIVADRNVSNDDDVPKHKFPPLSAYKPVSPFPQALAESRKDEQNKDLYETFRRCEVNIPLLDAIKQVPRYAKFLKELCTIKRKQKLKGCETVRVGENISAVIQRKLPAKCKDPGMFTIPCMIGNTRFEKAMIDLGASINVMSYSIYASLKPGPLNKTGVVIQLADRSNAYPKGVVEDVLVQVNDLVFPADFYVLDMENGDQTAPILLGRPFLKTSKTKIDVHSGTLTMEFDGEIIKFNIYDAMKYPGDDNPVYSIDVIDSLAQEVFELDGKDGLEVAISKHLETENEELVLSTDLQEIVAALNNFPKLQQSGNVSYIALPVSNGRPLPSVLQAPIPDLKPLPSHLKYVFLGDRGTLPVIISNKLSALQEEKLVQILKEHQTAIGWTIADIKGISPTTCMHRILLEEGAKPSRQPQRRLNPPIMDVVKKEILKLLEVGVIYPISDSNWVSPVQVVPKKTGITVVKNQNDELVPTRYFQIAIAPEDQEKTTFTCPFGTFAYRRMPFGLCIVLGHVVSSRGIEVDRAKVDIIQSLPSPTCVREVRSFLGHAGFYRRFIKDFSKVALPLCKLLQKNMAFEFDEACKNAFDKLKELLTSAPVIQPPNWNIPFEIMCDASDYAVGAVLGQRIGKVSHAIYYVSGTLNDAQRNYSTTEKELLAKEAKPRLIRWILLLSEFDLEIKDKRGTENRVADHLSRLVHMEDEISLQETFPDEQLFSTSVTLPWYANLVNYLVTNMLPSGLSKAQRDKIKSDAKYYVWDDPYLWKHCADQVIRRFGIPCALISDRGTHFCNRTVEALLRKYHVTHKVSTAYHPQTSGQAEVSNREIKSILEKMVNPSRKDWSLRLDDALWAYRTAYKTPIVEIQSLATSKVFKVNGHKLKPFFEGSQVENVAELDLEDPIYTN